One window from the genome of Spiractinospora alimapuensis encodes:
- the hisD gene encoding histidinol dehydrogenase, which produces MDLTISRTDLRDDPRDPRGLLPRAELDVAAALDLVRPICADVEKRGEEALFDLAERFDGVRPPHLRVPTEDIRAALRQEEPAVRAALEESIRRARQVHRDQHPSDHVTQVTAGGTVTERWVPVERVGLYVPGGVTALPSSVVMNVVPAQEAGVASLAVASPPQAEFDGGVHPTVLAACALLGVEEVYAVGGAQAVAMFAYGAGECAPADLVTGPGNIYVTAAKRLLKGRIGIDAEAGPTEIAVLADDTADPRFVAADLISQAEHSEDAASVLVTDSVALADAVEVELRRRVPTERHAARITAALNGPQSGILLVGDVDQGLRVVDAYAAEHLEVMTADARGVAARVRNAGAVFVGGFAPVSLGDYCAGSNHVLPTGASARYSSGLSVLTFLRQVHVVDYDAEALSAVADQVVALASAEDLPAHGAAVTVRTSDDRDNGDSTP; this is translated from the coding sequence GTGGACCTCACCATTTCCCGAACGGACCTGCGCGACGACCCACGCGACCCGCGAGGCCTGCTGCCACGCGCGGAACTGGACGTCGCCGCGGCGCTGGACCTCGTCCGTCCCATCTGCGCCGACGTGGAGAAGCGCGGCGAGGAGGCACTCTTCGACCTCGCCGAGCGGTTCGACGGGGTCCGCCCCCCGCATCTGCGGGTACCGACCGAGGACATCCGCGCCGCGCTGCGCCAGGAAGAGCCCGCGGTGCGCGCCGCGCTGGAGGAGTCGATCCGGCGCGCCCGCCAGGTCCACCGGGACCAACACCCCAGCGACCACGTCACCCAGGTCACGGCCGGTGGGACCGTCACCGAACGCTGGGTCCCGGTCGAACGCGTCGGACTCTACGTGCCCGGGGGCGTCACCGCGCTGCCCTCCAGCGTCGTGATGAACGTCGTGCCGGCCCAGGAGGCCGGTGTCGCCTCGCTGGCCGTCGCCTCACCACCCCAGGCGGAGTTCGATGGCGGAGTGCACCCCACCGTGCTCGCCGCCTGCGCCCTGCTGGGCGTCGAGGAGGTCTACGCGGTGGGCGGGGCCCAGGCCGTCGCCATGTTCGCCTACGGGGCCGGCGAGTGCGCCCCCGCCGACCTCGTCACCGGGCCCGGCAACATCTACGTGACCGCCGCCAAACGGCTGCTCAAGGGACGGATCGGCATCGACGCCGAGGCGGGCCCCACCGAGATCGCGGTTCTCGCCGACGACACCGCCGACCCCCGATTCGTGGCCGCCGACCTCATCAGCCAGGCCGAACACAGCGAGGACGCCGCGTCGGTCCTGGTGACCGACTCCGTGGCCCTCGCCGACGCGGTCGAGGTCGAGCTGCGCCGCCGCGTCCCCACCGAACGCCACGCCGCGCGGATCACCGCGGCCCTGAACGGACCCCAGTCCGGGATCCTGCTCGTGGGCGACGTCGACCAGGGGCTGCGGGTCGTGGACGCCTACGCGGCCGAACACCTGGAGGTCATGACCGCTGATGCGCGGGGTGTGGCGGCGCGGGTCCGTAATGCCGGTGCGGTGTTCGTGGGTGGGTTCGCTCCGGTGTCTCTGGGGGACTACTGCGCGGGCTCGAACCATGTGCTCCCCACGGGGGCGAGCGCTCGGTATTCCTCGGGGTTGAGTGTGCTCACGTTCCTGCGTCAGGTCCATGTGGTCGATTACGACGCCGAGGCGTTGTCCGCCGTCGCCGACCAGGTGGTCGCGCTGGCCTCGGCGGAGGATCTGCCGGCGCACGGCGCCGCCGTGACAGTACGCACCAGCGACGACCGCGACAATGGAGACTCCACACCGTGA
- a CDS encoding ferritin produces MSTTTETQTTELTKFQRLLIDQVGHEFAASQQYVAIAVWLDRLELPQLAGFFYRQALEERDHAMMIVRHLVDHDIPAAIPGSGPVRNDFSEVGEVVELALAQEREVTQQFYALVDAAREARDHQGEQFLHWFLREQTEEVATMSTLVTVVRRAQGSLFHVEEFVARELTAAEAESGPTPETAGPAVS; encoded by the coding sequence ATGAGCACAACGACGGAAACCCAGACGACGGAACTCACAAAATTCCAGCGACTCTTGATTGACCAGGTGGGACACGAGTTCGCGGCCTCGCAGCAATACGTCGCGATCGCGGTGTGGCTGGACCGGTTGGAGCTGCCGCAACTCGCGGGCTTCTTTTACCGACAGGCACTCGAGGAACGCGACCACGCGATGATGATCGTGCGGCATCTCGTGGACCACGACATTCCCGCGGCAATTCCCGGGAGCGGGCCGGTCCGCAACGATTTCTCCGAGGTGGGTGAGGTCGTGGAGCTGGCGCTCGCGCAGGAGCGCGAGGTGACCCAGCAGTTCTACGCGCTGGTCGACGCCGCCCGGGAGGCGCGGGACCACCAGGGCGAGCAGTTCCTGCACTGGTTCCTGCGGGAACAGACCGAGGAGGTCGCCACGATGTCAACGCTGGTGACCGTGGTGCGCCGCGCCCAGGGCAGCCTGTTCCACGTGGAGGAGTTCGTCGCCCGCGAGCTGACGGCGGCCGAGGCCGAGTCGGGGCCGACGCCGGAGACGGCGGGTCCGGCGGTCTCGTGA
- the dnaE gene encoding DNA polymerase III subunit alpha yields the protein MADSFAHLHVHTEFSMLDGAAKLKPLFAEAERLGMPAVAMTDHGNMFGAYEFWQQSKNSNVKPIIGIEAYVAPESRFHKKRVYWGRGDKGDESAEGGKDISGGGRYLHMTMMAENAVGLRNLFKLSSLASIEGYYMKPRMDLDLMSQYSEGIIVSTGCPSGGVQTRLRLGQQDEAVAYAGRLQEIFGKQNVYLELMDHGVPIEREVRDGLLEVGRRLDIPPLVTNDSHYVYESQSSAHDALLAVGVGKNLDDPNRFRFNGSGYFLKSADEMRSLNNFDEWARGCVNTLEIAERVQAGVYDEIFAHRDRMPRFPVPDGETQETWLRRKAYEGVDNRYPSGAGDDVRERVDYELGIINEMGFPAYFLVVADICQYARRNGIALGPGRGSAAGSMVAFVLGITDLDPLEHGLLFERFLNPERVSMPDIDLDFDERKRADMIRYVTELYGEERVAQILTFGTIKAKAAVKDSTRILGFPYALGDKITKAFPPAVLGKEIPLSAVHDENHERYVEATELRQMIESEPDVKTVMDTATGLEGLTRGTGVHAAGVILSADPVIDVIPVHMRDTDGAIITGFPYPQCEDMGLLKMDFLGLRNLTIIDDAIQNVKANEGVDIDWTQIGSDDPKTYELLSRGDTLGVFQLDGTAMRALLRRMEPSAFTDIIAVNALYRPGPMAANAHNDYADRSNGRQDVTPIHPELHDALDPILRETYHLLVYQEQIMAIAQQLAGYSLGGADLMRRAMGKKKAEVLEKEYENFHQGMLDNGFSEDAIRTLWEVMLPFSGYAFNKSHAAGYAILSFRTAYLKANHPAAYMAALLTSVGDDKDKMAVYLAECRRMGIKVLPPDVNDSGLRFTPVGRDVRFGLGAVRNVGANVVHSIVKTRNDKGKFSSFPDFLSKVEIAACNKRVVESLIKAGGFDELQHTRRGLYLRHEAAVDAVTSTKRQEAIGQFDLFGAAEDTEEPAAPLGLDLDFDASEWNRKEKLALEREMLGLYVSSHPLAGAERVLARSSDIPIAQLVAGEVREGEVRIAGMISKVERRTNKAGNPWAIATVEDLDASVEVLFFPKAYPLYTHELLEDNAVTVKGRVNERDGTFSMFASELAPLDVSHIEEGEPPLLLTLPQRKITPDLVADLKQVLRENRGDTPVRLRVDSPARSWILALDDFPIRYGTEFSGEIKSLLGADAVRY from the coding sequence ATGGCCGACTCCTTCGCTCACCTGCACGTGCACACCGAGTTCTCGATGCTGGACGGCGCCGCCAAGCTCAAACCGCTGTTCGCGGAGGCGGAGCGGCTGGGGATGCCCGCGGTGGCGATGACCGACCACGGGAACATGTTCGGCGCCTACGAGTTCTGGCAGCAGTCCAAGAACTCCAACGTGAAGCCGATCATCGGCATCGAGGCCTACGTGGCGCCGGAGTCGCGCTTCCACAAGAAGCGCGTCTACTGGGGGCGCGGCGACAAAGGGGACGAGTCCGCCGAGGGCGGCAAGGACATTTCCGGCGGCGGCCGCTACCTCCACATGACGATGATGGCCGAGAACGCCGTCGGCCTACGCAACCTGTTCAAGCTCTCCTCGCTGGCCTCCATCGAGGGCTACTACATGAAGCCCCGCATGGACCTGGACCTGATGAGCCAGTACAGCGAGGGCATCATCGTCAGCACCGGATGCCCCTCCGGCGGCGTCCAGACCCGACTCCGACTGGGACAGCAGGACGAGGCGGTGGCCTACGCCGGTCGCCTCCAGGAGATCTTCGGCAAGCAGAACGTCTACCTGGAACTGATGGACCACGGGGTACCGATCGAGCGCGAGGTCCGCGACGGGCTGCTGGAGGTGGGGCGCCGGCTGGACATCCCCCCTCTGGTCACCAACGACTCCCACTACGTCTACGAGAGCCAGTCATCGGCGCACGACGCGCTCCTCGCCGTCGGTGTCGGCAAGAACCTCGACGACCCGAACCGGTTCAGGTTCAACGGTTCCGGCTACTTCCTGAAGTCCGCCGACGAGATGCGGTCCCTGAACAACTTCGACGAGTGGGCGCGCGGCTGCGTCAACACCCTCGAGATCGCCGAACGCGTCCAGGCCGGCGTCTACGACGAGATCTTCGCCCACCGAGACAGGATGCCCCGGTTCCCGGTCCCCGACGGGGAGACGCAGGAGACGTGGCTGCGCCGCAAGGCCTACGAGGGGGTCGACAACCGGTACCCCTCCGGCGCGGGTGACGACGTCCGCGAGCGCGTCGACTACGAACTCGGCATCATCAACGAGATGGGTTTCCCGGCGTACTTCCTCGTCGTCGCCGACATCTGCCAGTACGCCCGCCGCAACGGGATCGCGCTGGGTCCCGGACGTGGGTCCGCCGCCGGTTCCATGGTGGCCTTCGTGCTGGGGATCACCGACCTTGACCCGCTCGAGCACGGTCTGCTGTTCGAGCGGTTCCTCAACCCCGAACGCGTGTCGATGCCCGATATCGACCTGGACTTCGACGAGCGTAAGCGCGCCGACATGATCCGCTACGTCACCGAGCTCTACGGTGAGGAGCGGGTCGCCCAGATCCTCACCTTCGGCACGATCAAGGCGAAGGCGGCCGTCAAGGACTCCACCCGCATCCTCGGCTTCCCCTACGCGCTCGGGGACAAGATCACCAAGGCGTTCCCGCCGGCCGTGCTCGGCAAGGAGATCCCGCTCTCCGCCGTGCACGACGAGAACCACGAGCGCTACGTCGAGGCCACCGAACTCCGGCAGATGATCGAGTCGGAGCCCGATGTCAAGACGGTCATGGACACCGCGACCGGTCTGGAGGGACTGACCCGCGGCACCGGTGTGCACGCCGCTGGTGTGATCCTGTCCGCCGATCCGGTCATCGACGTGATCCCGGTCCACATGCGCGACACCGACGGTGCCATCATCACCGGCTTCCCCTACCCGCAGTGCGAGGACATGGGGTTGTTGAAGATGGACTTCCTGGGGTTGCGCAACCTCACCATCATCGACGACGCCATCCAGAACGTGAAGGCCAACGAGGGCGTCGACATCGACTGGACCCAGATCGGGTCCGACGACCCCAAGACCTACGAGCTGCTCTCCCGCGGCGACACCCTGGGCGTGTTCCAACTGGACGGCACCGCGATGCGGGCCCTGCTGCGACGCATGGAGCCCAGCGCCTTCACCGACATCATCGCCGTCAACGCCCTCTACCGGCCCGGCCCCATGGCGGCCAACGCCCACAACGACTACGCCGACCGGTCCAACGGGCGCCAGGACGTCACCCCGATCCACCCGGAGCTGCACGACGCCCTCGACCCGATCCTGCGCGAGACCTACCACCTGCTGGTCTACCAGGAGCAGATCATGGCGATCGCCCAGCAGCTCGCCGGCTACAGCCTCGGCGGCGCCGACCTGATGCGTCGCGCCATGGGCAAGAAGAAGGCGGAGGTCCTGGAGAAGGAGTACGAGAACTTCCACCAGGGGATGCTCGACAACGGCTTCTCCGAGGACGCGATCCGCACCCTGTGGGAGGTCATGCTCCCGTTCTCCGGCTACGCCTTCAACAAGTCCCACGCCGCCGGGTACGCGATCCTGTCCTTCCGTACCGCCTACCTCAAGGCCAACCACCCCGCCGCCTACATGGCCGCGCTGCTCACCTCCGTGGGCGACGACAAGGACAAGATGGCGGTCTACCTCGCCGAATGCCGCCGCATGGGCATCAAGGTGCTCCCCCCCGACGTCAACGACTCCGGCCTGCGTTTCACTCCGGTCGGACGAGACGTTCGCTTCGGCCTGGGCGCGGTGCGCAACGTGGGCGCCAACGTCGTGCACTCGATCGTCAAGACCCGCAATGACAAGGGCAAGTTCAGCTCCTTCCCCGACTTCCTCAGCAAGGTGGAGATCGCGGCCTGCAACAAGCGCGTGGTGGAGTCCCTGATCAAGGCCGGCGGATTCGACGAGTTGCAGCACACCCGCCGCGGTCTCTACCTGCGCCACGAGGCGGCCGTGGACGCGGTCACCTCCACCAAGCGCCAGGAGGCCATCGGCCAGTTCGACCTCTTCGGCGCGGCGGAGGACACTGAGGAACCCGCGGCGCCGCTCGGGCTCGACCTCGACTTCGACGCCTCGGAGTGGAACCGCAAGGAGAAACTCGCGCTGGAACGCGAGATGCTCGGCCTCTACGTGTCCAGCCACCCGCTGGCCGGCGCCGAGCGGGTCCTGGCCCGTTCCTCCGACATCCCGATCGCGCAACTCGTGGCCGGCGAGGTCCGAGAGGGCGAGGTCCGCATCGCCGGCATGATCTCCAAGGTCGAGCGGCGCACCAACAAGGCCGGAAACCCGTGGGCCATCGCCACCGTCGAGGACCTCGACGCCTCGGTGGAGGTCCTGTTCTTCCCCAAGGCCTATCCGCTCTACACCCACGAACTCCTCGAGGACAACGCGGTCACGGTCAAGGGCCGGGTGAACGAACGCGACGGCACCTTCAGCATGTTCGCCTCCGAGCTCGCACCGCTGGACGTCTCCCACATCGAGGAGGGAGAACCGCCGCTGCTCCTCACCCTGCCCCAGCGAAAGATCACTCCGGACCTCGTCGCCGACCTCAAGCAGGTGCTCCGGGAGAACCGTGGCGACACTCCCGTGCGGCTGCGCGTGGACTCCCCGGCGCGGTCGTGGATCCTCGCCCTGGACGACTTCCCCATCCGGTACGGAACCGAGTTCTCCGGTGAGATCAAGAGCCTGCTCGGAGCGGACGCGGTGCGATACTGA
- a CDS encoding LolA-like protein: MNQRYAGVVAMGAAVLMTTVGCSGGDSEPDSSGAADDGGGGGGPMAFVADAVNNAGSADSYRATMTMSGELEGVSVESSSDIEYVGDPEPTMRLTVAEAGAESSVLLRGSEILMSGAGFGGSEWVRMDAAELGADLATQDPASEVEKLLAANDVEEIGSEEIDGVATTGYAGSYSTEEALEHVDNAELAEAARQVYGDAGVDAVDFEVFIDDDGLPRRLVNTMGDATETVFEFRDFGEDLTIEYPTEDQIQDLGDLTDIPDVPDVPDVSDLPDAPDVEF; the protein is encoded by the coding sequence ATGAACCAGCGATACGCGGGGGTCGTCGCCATGGGGGCCGCGGTCCTGATGACGACCGTTGGATGCTCGGGCGGGGACTCCGAGCCCGACAGCTCGGGCGCCGCGGACGACGGGGGAGGCGGGGGCGGCCCGATGGCGTTCGTCGCCGACGCGGTGAACAACGCCGGTTCCGCGGACAGCTACCGGGCGACCATGACCATGTCGGGGGAGCTCGAGGGTGTCAGTGTGGAGTCGTCCTCCGACATCGAGTACGTCGGTGACCCCGAACCCACCATGCGACTCACCGTCGCGGAGGCCGGCGCCGAGAGCTCCGTCCTGCTGCGGGGCTCGGAGATCCTCATGTCCGGCGCGGGCTTCGGCGGCTCCGAGTGGGTGCGGATGGACGCGGCGGAGCTGGGCGCCGACCTCGCCACGCAGGATCCCGCCTCCGAGGTGGAGAAGCTGCTGGCCGCCAACGACGTCGAGGAGATCGGCTCCGAGGAGATCGACGGGGTCGCGACGACCGGGTACGCGGGCTCCTACAGCACCGAGGAGGCGCTGGAGCACGTCGACAACGCCGAGCTCGCGGAGGCGGCCCGCCAGGTCTACGGCGACGCCGGGGTCGACGCGGTGGACTTCGAGGTCTTCATCGACGACGACGGCCTGCCGCGCCGCCTCGTGAACACCATGGGGGACGCGACCGAGACGGTCTTCGAGTTCCGCGACTTCGGCGAGGACCTGACCATCGAGTACCCCACCGAGGACCAGATCCAGGACCTCGGCGACCTCACGGACATTCCCGACGTCCCCGACGTCCCCGACGTCTCCGACCTCCCGGACGCCCCCGACGTGGAGTTCTGA
- a CDS encoding PaaI family thioesterase produces the protein MTANVELEKDVMTVEAQAPKETLDPTEFGFDVIDNDDLPAELAGLVDQIRGLVAATVRTDVPSAELTAVGDLVHEATRRLNAQRRESGPLVRSEENGLVRFNTLGNGVTGPANPLAPPLRLSSVTDGVEGTVTLNDAYEGPPGCVHGGWVAALLDQAVGEAAWQTGSVVMTGRLEVDYRVPTPVNMPLEVAARIDSVEGRKIHVTGEIRANGQTTAETTAIMVRIWPPLES, from the coding sequence GTGACCGCGAACGTGGAGTTGGAGAAGGACGTCATGACAGTCGAGGCACAGGCCCCGAAAGAGACCCTCGACCCAACAGAGTTCGGATTCGACGTCATCGACAACGACGACCTCCCCGCCGAACTCGCCGGGCTCGTCGACCAGATCCGGGGCCTGGTCGCGGCCACCGTCCGTACCGACGTCCCCAGCGCCGAGCTCACCGCGGTCGGCGACCTCGTGCACGAGGCCACCCGCCGCCTGAATGCCCAGCGTCGCGAGAGCGGGCCGCTGGTCCGCAGCGAGGAGAACGGGCTCGTCCGGTTCAACACCCTCGGAAACGGGGTCACCGGGCCGGCGAACCCGCTCGCCCCACCACTCCGGTTGTCCTCGGTCACCGACGGGGTCGAGGGCACCGTCACCCTGAACGACGCCTACGAGGGGCCGCCCGGATGCGTCCACGGGGGCTGGGTCGCGGCACTGCTCGACCAGGCCGTGGGGGAGGCCGCGTGGCAGACGGGCTCGGTGGTGATGACGGGACGACTCGAGGTCGACTACCGGGTCCCCACTCCCGTGAACATGCCCCTCGAGGTCGCGGCGCGGATCGACTCCGTGGAGGGCCGCAAGATCCACGTCACCGGGGAGATCCGCGCCAACGGCCAGACCACCGCGGAGACGACCGCGATCATGGTCCGGATCTGGCCACCGCTGGAATCCTGA
- a CDS encoding AzlD domain-containing protein, which yields MSMWIAVLVTGVGCLLLKVVGMTAPRRLLDNPRIADFATIVPVALLAALIGLETFTSGQSLTVDVPRVAAVAAAAVALALRAPFLVVLLVAAATAAGLRAVGVG from the coding sequence ATGAGCATGTGGATCGCGGTCCTCGTGACGGGCGTGGGATGCCTACTACTGAAGGTGGTCGGCATGACGGCGCCGCGTCGACTGCTGGACAACCCACGGATCGCCGACTTCGCGACGATCGTCCCGGTCGCGTTGCTGGCCGCGCTGATCGGCCTGGAGACCTTCACGTCCGGACAGAGCCTCACAGTCGACGTCCCCCGCGTCGCGGCGGTCGCGGCCGCCGCGGTGGCCCTGGCCCTGCGGGCCCCGTTCCTGGTGGTGCTCCTCGTCGCCGCCGCCACGGCCGCGGGACTGCGCGCGGTCGGGGTCGGCTAG
- a CDS encoding AzlC family ABC transporter permease, which yields MIVSQRAWAPPVRDGLGVGVAAGFAGLAFGTSAVTAGLSVAQASVLSVLAFTGASQFALVGVIAGGGNLAAGVVGAMLLGARNTLYGLRLADVLGWRGTRKIVATHGVIDESTAVALAQRDRDDARLGFATTAVTTFVCWNVTTVVGAVATGHVGDISALGLDAVVPAVFLALLWSRLRHGGRERWVALGGVAIALATTTFLPAGVPVLCAAIAALVATLAASTRPTETSGGT from the coding sequence ATGATCGTTTCGCAACGAGCCTGGGCGCCGCCTGTGCGGGACGGCCTGGGTGTGGGTGTCGCCGCGGGGTTCGCCGGCCTGGCCTTCGGGACCTCGGCGGTCACCGCCGGCCTCAGCGTGGCCCAGGCCAGTGTCCTCAGCGTGCTCGCCTTCACCGGCGCGTCGCAGTTCGCCCTGGTCGGCGTGATCGCGGGTGGCGGGAACCTCGCCGCCGGCGTCGTGGGAGCCATGCTGCTGGGGGCGAGGAACACGCTCTACGGCCTGCGGTTGGCCGACGTGCTGGGATGGCGCGGCACCCGCAAGATCGTGGCGACCCACGGTGTCATCGACGAGTCGACGGCGGTCGCCCTCGCCCAACGTGACCGGGACGACGCGCGCCTCGGCTTCGCGACCACGGCGGTGACCACCTTCGTCTGCTGGAACGTCACGACGGTCGTTGGCGCGGTCGCCACGGGACACGTCGGCGACATCAGCGCGCTGGGCCTGGACGCCGTGGTCCCGGCCGTCTTCCTGGCGTTGTTGTGGTCCCGTCTGCGCCACGGCGGTCGTGAACGGTGGGTCGCCCTGGGTGGCGTGGCGATCGCCCTGGCGACGACGACGTTCCTGCCGGCGGGAGTCCCCGTCCTGTGCGCCGCGATCGCGGCCCTCGTCGCCACCCTCGCCGCGTCGACGCGCCCGACCGAGACCTCGGGAGGCACGTGA
- a CDS encoding AraC family transcriptional regulator translates to MTSVAEEHARVAPPAENARYWSHPASSEVELLRARFVRHRFARHTHPTYTLAHIERGVEEYYYRGGIRRAVAGDLGLIEPDTLHTGQAGVPSGWEYRVMYPTEAFVRDIARAEGHPGAPRFGEEPLRGEAASRHVRRAHIAAERGDDLSASTLLRLALTSLIREHSLSGPRRAAVAADGPSSVRRAEEILRQRLVGPPSLAELASAVGSAPHPLLRAFRRHYGLPPHAYLNQVRVLRARHLLAEGHAPADVAHLVGFADQAHLTRHFKRHTGVGPGAYRRGFTQ, encoded by the coding sequence ATGACATCGGTCGCCGAGGAGCACGCGCGGGTGGCGCCTCCGGCGGAGAACGCGCGGTACTGGAGCCATCCCGCGAGCTCCGAGGTCGAGCTGTTGCGGGCGCGCTTCGTGCGGCACCGCTTCGCCCGGCACACGCATCCGACCTACACGTTGGCCCACATCGAGCGCGGCGTGGAGGAGTACTACTACCGGGGCGGCATTCGGCGCGCCGTCGCGGGGGATCTGGGGTTGATCGAGCCGGACACCCTGCACACCGGGCAGGCGGGGGTTCCGAGCGGGTGGGAGTACCGCGTGATGTACCCCACCGAGGCGTTCGTGCGCGACATCGCGCGAGCGGAGGGACACCCGGGCGCGCCGCGGTTCGGGGAGGAACCCCTGCGCGGTGAGGCGGCGTCGCGCCACGTGCGGCGGGCCCACATCGCAGCCGAGCGGGGCGACGACCTGTCCGCGTCCACCCTGTTGCGGCTCGCGCTCACCTCCCTGATCCGTGAGCACTCGCTGTCCGGGCCACGGCGGGCGGCGGTCGCCGCGGACGGGCCCAGCTCGGTGCGCCGGGCGGAGGAGATCCTCCGTCAGCGCCTGGTGGGCCCACCGTCGCTGGCGGAGTTGGCGAGCGCCGTGGGCTCCGCGCCGCACCCGCTCCTGCGCGCGTTCAGGCGACACTACGGTCTGCCGCCGCACGCCTACCTCAACCAGGTGCGCGTGCTACGGGCGCGACACCTCCTCGCCGAGGGCCACGCGCCGGCCGACGTGGCGCACCTGGTTGGGTTCGCCGACCAGGCCCACCTCACGCGTCACTTCAAGCGGCACACCGGTGTGGGGCCCGGCGCGTACCGTCGTGGATTCACGCAATAA
- a CDS encoding LysR family transcriptional regulator, whose protein sequence is MLSVDRMRVLHAIAMSGSLSGAAATLHVTNSAVSQQLSKLEREVGQPLVERNGRGVRLTEAAEILVRHTGEILSLVRQAESEVEAHREEVIGHVVLSSVATAARDIVPSALRTLADGFPGLRVELREGEPDVTVSAVDRGDSDLAIVIDWAGAPLSLPEGVQRAALIEDVADIALPVDHPLAYRESLDLDEVLRERWIGWSHGSICSDWLHHMVRARGVEPVIVHAAEEHQTRLALVAAGLGAAVMPRLGVGLPPPGVRLVPVRPALARHVYAFWRSENGRRPAIRATVRALRDAADTYAARHPLTTGPLTQVN, encoded by the coding sequence GTGTTGAGTGTGGATCGAATGAGAGTGCTGCACGCCATCGCGATGAGCGGTTCGTTGAGCGGTGCGGCCGCGACCCTGCACGTCACGAACTCCGCGGTGTCCCAACAACTGAGCAAACTCGAACGCGAGGTGGGACAACCCCTCGTCGAGCGCAACGGGCGGGGTGTCCGCCTGACCGAGGCCGCCGAGATCCTCGTGCGCCACACGGGTGAGATCCTCTCCCTGGTGCGCCAGGCGGAGTCCGAGGTCGAGGCGCACCGGGAGGAAGTGATCGGCCACGTCGTGCTCTCGTCCGTGGCCACCGCCGCGCGTGACATCGTGCCGTCCGCGCTGAGGACGTTGGCCGACGGCTTTCCGGGACTGCGCGTGGAGCTCCGCGAGGGGGAACCGGACGTCACGGTGAGCGCGGTTGACCGTGGCGACTCCGACCTCGCCATCGTGATCGACTGGGCCGGCGCCCCGCTGTCCCTTCCCGAGGGTGTGCAACGAGCGGCCCTCATCGAGGACGTCGCCGACATCGCGCTGCCCGTGGATCACCCCCTGGCCTACCGGGAGAGCCTCGACCTCGACGAGGTCCTGCGGGAGAGGTGGATCGGCTGGAGCCACGGCTCCATCTGCAGCGACTGGCTCCACCACATGGTGCGCGCACGGGGTGTCGAGCCGGTCATCGTGCACGCGGCCGAGGAACACCAAACCCGCCTGGCCCTGGTCGCGGCCGGCCTCGGTGCCGCCGTCATGCCGCGTCTCGGTGTCGGCCTGCCGCCGCCGGGGGTGCGGCTCGTTCCCGTACGTCCCGCCCTGGCGCGACACGTCTACGCGTTCTGGCGCTCCGAGAACGGCCGCCGACCCGCGATCCGCGCCACCGTCCGCGCGCTCCGCGACGCCGCCGACACCTACGCCGCGCGCCACCCCCTCACCACGGGACCGCTCACCCAGGTCAACTGA
- a CDS encoding DUF3291 domain-containing protein has translation MTKQTLTEPTHAPFTAPPRDRDPDVPVLAMAHTVSAPGVPADGLAEVRATLRAGMTRGPEPLAVSEGDIVDLSLWESPLDVRAFVHGRHQDLLRLRRRWGLPADAVTRVLWWVAPGHTPDHAEAAARLRHLREFGPDREAFTLRSPVPPPQVSRRASTAAARSSG, from the coding sequence ATGACGAAGCAAACGCTCACTGAGCCCACACACGCGCCGTTCACCGCGCCGCCGCGCGACCGCGACCCCGATGTGCCCGTACTGGCGATGGCGCACACCGTCAGCGCCCCCGGAGTCCCCGCCGACGGACTGGCGGAGGTCAGGGCCACCTTGCGCGCGGGGATGACACGAGGCCCGGAACCCCTCGCGGTGTCCGAGGGGGACATCGTCGACCTGTCCCTGTGGGAGTCCCCGCTGGACGTACGCGCCTTCGTCCACGGACGCCACCAGGACCTGCTCCGGCTTCGACGCCGGTGGGGACTCCCCGCCGACGCCGTGACACGCGTGCTGTGGTGGGTCGCGCCCGGGCACACGCCCGACCACGCCGAGGCCGCGGCACGCCTACGCCACCTGCGGGAGTTCGGCCCGGACCGCGAGGCGTTCACCCTGCGCAGCCCGGTGCCGCCCCCTCAGGTCTCGCGCAGGGCCTCGACCGCGGCCGCGAGGTCCTCGGGATAA